The sequence TGCGGCTCTCCGTAGTCAGGAAAGACGATCTCGGCGTCGCTGAGCGCAAAGCCCTGCTCGGCCAGCCCGGTGCCCAGATCGCGCAGCGCCTGCACTTCCACCTCGCCGCGCACCGGCAGCGCCAGGAATTCAGGCAGGGTGCGGCCCTCCAGCGGTTTCCAGACGGTGTAGTACGCGCCGGGCCGCGCCACCACATCGATCAGCCCGGCGGGGGCCAGCGCCTTCAGGCCGCTGCGGTAGCGGTGAAACGAGCTGCGCTGCGCCGACGTACCGACCTCGAACCAATCGAGGCGCAGACGCTGGCTGCCCGGCTGCCCGGCCTCGTGCACGCTGTAACGGCGCACGTGGCCCTCGCTGCTCAGCTCAGACAGGACTTCATACTTGTTGTCGATTCTGTCTGCCGCGCCGTTCATTCGCCACAGAGTATAGCGGGGCGAGGTGATATCGACTTGAGCGGGCTGCGTATGTGATTCATCAGGCCATCTTCAGAGCCGCTCGTCCAGCCGTTCCAGTCCGTCCAGCCCTACCCGCGCCAGTGCCGCCGCCACACTTTCGCCGCTGACCGGATGCCGCCAGTGCGGGGCCACGTCGTTCAGCGGAGCCAGCACGAAGCCGCGTCCAAAGGCGCGTGGGTGCGGCAGCGTCAGGTGTGGGGTATTCAGAACCGAGTCGCCGTATCCGATCAGGTCGAGGTCGAGCACGCGTGGCCCCCAGCGTTCCAGCCGCACCCGCCCGCTGCTGTGCTCGGTGGCGAGCAGCGCGTGCATCAGCGCCTGGGCTTCCAGTGCTGTGTGCAGGCTCAGGGCGGCATTCAGATAATCTGGCTGCCCCGGCGGGCCGCCCACTGCCCGCGTGCGGTACAGCCATGAAGTCGCCGTCACGGTTCCAAACTGCTCCAGTGCGGTGCGTGCGGCCCGCAGCGCCGCCAGCGGGTCGCCCAGATTGGCCCCCAGCGCGATCAGCGCTTCTTCAGCCATGAGCCTCAATCCTGCCGCTGCAAATTCAGTTCGGCGTACACGTCGCGCAGCACGCCGGGCAGCGGGGCATGCGGCTTGTGAACGCGCACCGTCACGCTGTCCAGCAGCGGCTGCTCGCGCAGCAGGCGGCGGGCGATGTTGGCGGTCAGCACCTCGATCAGTTGCACCCGCGTCTGGGTGGTTTCGTGTTCCACGGCGGCATAGATCTCCTCGTAGTTCACGGCCCGGTCGAGTTCGTCGGGAATGGCCGCAAAGGGCCAGTACAGCTCGACATCGACCACAAAGCGTGCCCCGAAACGGGCCTCCTCGTCATAGACCCCGTGGCGTGCGTGAAATTCCAGTCCGGCGAGAACCACTCTGCTGCTCATGGCAGGAGTGTAGAGCGCTGGCCCAGATCACTCCAAGCCGGGTGACGCCAGCAGCGCCGCCTGTACCCGCAGCGCCTGCATCGTCATCGGCACGTTATGGACGCGCACCATCGCTGCCCCGCGCCGAGCGGAGTCCAGATGCACGGCCACACTGCCCGCATCGCGCTCAGACGCGTCGTCTACGCCCGACAGCGTGCCGATGAACTTCTTGCGGCTGGCTCCCACCAGCACGCCCGTCGGCCCGGCGGTCAGGTCGTCGAGTGCCCGCAGCAATGCCAGATTGTGGGTCAGGGTTTTGCCGAAGCCGATGCCCGGATCGAGCAGCACCCCCGGCACGCCCGCCGCCTGCGCTTCGTGCGCCCGCTGCCGCAGAAAGCCGAAGACCTCGCCCACCACGTCGGTGTAGTGCGGCTGCACCTGCATGCTGCGCGGCTCGCCCTGCATGTGCATGATGCAGGCGGCGGCCCCGGCCTCGGCGCATACCTGCCGCATGTCTGGCCCCAGCCCCGACACGTCGTTGACGAGGTGCGCTCCGGCGTCCAGCGCGGCCTGCGCCACCTCCGGCTTCAGGGTGTCGATGCTCAGGACGACGTTCCAGCCCTTCAGCGCCCGGATGATCGGCAGCACCCGGTTCAGCTCGGTGTCGGCGCTCACTGGGTCGGCACCGGGGCGGGTGCTCTCGCCGCCGATGTCCAGCACCCGTACGCCCGCCTCCAGCATGGCGCTCGCCTGACTCAGCGCCGCTTCAAGCGTGGCGTGTCGTCCCCCGTCCGAGAAACTGTCGGGCGTGGCGTTCAGGATGCCCATGACCGCGCAGCCGCGCCACGCCAGCCGCCAGCCTTCCGGCGTGCGCTCTGCCCCCGGCACCGGGCGGCCAAACAGCAGCGAAAACGCCCGTGCGCCCTCCTGCATCATTCTTCGCCTTTCTTCTCGTCCAGCCGGAAGCTGACCAGTACCCGCCGCTGATCGTCTGGATAGGCGTCTACGAAGGCTGGAACCTTGCGCCCGCTGCGAAACGGCACGTAGCTGCGCCCGCCGTGCTCGAAGCCGGTATCGAGCGCCACCACCACCGGATGGTCTTCGGGGATGCGGGTGTCTTTGCTCAGCGAGTACTTCACGTCCCTCGTTTCGGCACTGGAGCGCACCACCACCGGACGTTTCGCCCCGCTCCGAACCTCCTTCTGCCGCAGCGACGGCGATTCGCTCAGGCCCAGCGCCGACGATTTGACGCCCAGCCGCGAGCAGATGGCGAACAGAATCGGCCCCGCCGCCGCCGAGGCCAGCGCGTACATGGCGCTGCTGACACTCACGTCGGCGCGGCGGCTCAGGGCATGCATGGCCCGCCCGCTGGGGCCGTAGCGCCGCAGGACTTCGTTCAGCAGTTCGTCGGGCAGCAGGATGGCCGCCGCGCCCACATTGCACAGCGTTTCAATCGCGTCTTCCAGAAACTGACCCTCGAAGCGGTCGTGCAGCTCGCTCAGCAGATCGTCGTCGCCCAGCAGCAGCGCGTGACTGACCTCGTGCGCCAGGGTGAAGCGTTGCCGCTGCGGGCTGGCCCGGCGGCTGATCAGGATGACGCTGTGTTCCGGATCGTAGGCTCCGTCGCGCTCGCCCAGATCGGTGTATACCAGCTTGGCCTTCAGCCCGGCGGCCAGACTGTCGGTGTCGCGGCCCGGCAGCGCCTGAGCGTACTCGCGTGCGAGCTGCTGCATGCGCTCTCGCTGGGCGGCAGTCAGGTGGCGCTCGGCAGCGGGCGCTCCTGGCGGGCCGGACTGGTTCGCGTCGCCGGAAGGGGGCGTGGTCACAGGCTTATTCTGACAGTTCTTTCCCCTTCCCCGGTGAACTACTCCGAGAGCAGGCGGGCCACCAGCGCCACGTAGTCGCTCTGGGCCTGCTCCTGAGATGTGCCGCGCAGCTCGGCCCAGGCGTCGTATTTGGCGTTGCCCGCGAAGTCGAAGCCTCCGGGCCGTTCGGTGGTCACGTCGCCTGCGCTGCCCTGCTTGTACAGCCCGTACAGCCGCAGCATGACAGCATTGCTGGGCCGCTTGGCCAGCGTTTTCACCGTCTGTTGGGCCTGCTCGAACGCGGTCTGAAGGTCGGGATTCACCGGCACAGTTTAAACGCTGCGGGCCGTTTCGCCAGTGCTGCGGGCGCGGCCACCTTCGTTCCGGCAGGCATTCCAAAGCAGACGGTTGGCGGGGCATACAATACGGGCGTGATTGGAAAAACATATACGACCCTGCTCGGCGGGCGGGAACTGACGCTGGAAACCGGCAAGCTCGCCAAGCTGGTCAGCGGCAGCGTCACGCTGCGCTACGGCGACACGCTGCTGCTGGTAACGGCCCAGGCACGCGACGACCTCTCGACGCTCGATTTCCTGCCACTGACGGTGGAATTCGAGGAGCGCCACTACGCGGTGGGCAAAATTCCCGGCAGCTTTCCCAGGCGCGAAGGTCGCCCAGGAGAGAAGGCCATTCTGAGTGCGCGGATTACCGACCGCCAGATCAGGCCGCTGTTTCCCAAGGGCTATCGCCAGGAAACCCAGGTCATCATCACGGTGCTGTCGGCAGACGGGCAGAACCTTCCCGATGTGCTGGGGCCGATAGGCGCGTCAGCGGCGCTGAGCATCTCCGATATTCCCTGGGGCGGCCCCACCGCCTGCGTGCGCGTGGGCATGGTGGGCGGCGAGTACGTGGTGAACCCGACCGTCGATCAGCAGGCGCTCTCAGAACTCGATCTGGTGGTGGCGGGCACCCGTGACGCCATTCTGATGGTCGAGGCGGGTGCGAAGGGCGCGTCTGAAGACCTGCTGGTGGGGGCCATCGAGTTCGCGCACGCCCAGATGCAGCCGATCATCGATCTGATCGAGCAGATGCGTGCCGAACTGGGCCACGAGAAATTTACCTTCATCGAGCCTGCCAGTGCCGTGAGCGTGGACGTGGTGCCGGAACTGGCCGACGCCGCCCGCGCCGCTGGCCTGAAAGACGCGCTGCTGACGCCCGGCAAGAAAGACCGGGGCGCACGGCTCAAGGCCCTGCGAGACGGGCTGATCGCCGGGCGCGTGAACCCGGAAGATGCCGACGCCGCCGCCCAGATCACCCATTACAAGAACGCCTTCAACAAGGTGGAAAAGGCCGAGCTGCGCCGCCTGATTCTCGATGACGATCTGCGGGCCGATGGGCGCAATACCCGCACGGTGCGCCCTATCTGGATCGAGGCGAGGGCGCTTCCCCGCGCTCACGGCAGCGCCATCTTTACACGCGGCGAGACGCAGGTGCTGGGCGTCGCCACGCTGGGTACCGAGCGCGACGCCGTACTGATCGACGATCTGACCGCCGAAACCGAAGACAAATTCATGCTGCACTACAACTTCCCGCCGTACAGCACGGGTGAAGTCAAGCGCGTGGGCGGGCAGTCGCGCCGCGAGATCGGGCACGGCAACCTCGCCAAACGCGCGATTCGGGCGGTGTTGCCCAGTTTCGAGAGCTTTCCGTACACCATCCGGCTGGTGGGCGAGGTGCTGGAATCCAACGGCTCGTCGAGCATGGCGACGGTCTGCGCCGGAACGCTGGCGCTGATGGATGCGGGCGTGCCGATCACGGCTCCGGTGGCGGGCGTGGCGATGGGCCTGGTGATGGAAGACGGGCGCTACCGCATCCTGACCGACATCCTGGGGCTGGAAGACGCGCTGGGCGACATGGATTTCAAGGTCTGCGGAACGGCTCAGGGTGTGACGGCGCTTCAGATGGATATCAAGATCGCGGGCATCACGCCTGCCATCATGCGCGAGGCGCTCAGTCAGGCCCGCGATGCGCGGATGCACATCCTGTCGAAGATGGCCGAGGTGCTGCCTGCGCCCCGCTCGGAACTGGCTCCCACCGCGCCGCGCATCGTGACCATGAAGATCAACGCCGAGCTGATTGGCAAGGTGATCGGGCCGGGCGGCAAGCAGATTCGCGAACTGGAAGCGCTGGGCGCGAGCATCAATATCGATGAGGACGGCACCATCCGTATCTTCAGCGCGAGTGGCGCAAACGCCGATGCGGTCAGGGCACGCATCGAGTCGCTGACCCGCGAAGCCAAAGTGGGCGAGGAATTCGAGGGCACGGTGGTCAAGACCACGCCGTTTGGGGCCTTCATCAATCTGTTTGCCGGACAGGACGGCATGCTGCACATCTCGCAGATGAGCGAGCAGCGCATCCAGACGGTCGAAGAGGCCATGAACGTCGGTGACAAGCTGCGCGTGAAGATCGCGGGCGTCGATGACCGGGGCAAGATCGACCTGATCCGCCCGGAACTCGAAGGCAAGATTGCCCCGCGTGAACCCAGAGCGCCGCGTGAGGGTGGCGACCGGGGAGGGCGTCCGCCTCGGCGCTGAGCCTGAACCCCTGACTGAACCCAACAGAACGGCACCCGGCGCGTAATGGCTCCGGGTACCGTTCTGTTTCTGTTGTTCTGCCTGCTCTGTGCTGAACCGCTCCGGGGCCGGGTTCAGTTCTTGCCCATGCTGTTTGGTGGGGCGACCCGGCGGCGGTCTGGGCTGGGCGAGGTGGCCGCCTCTTCGCTGGGAAGCTGGAGCTTGGCCGAGTAGATCGGCAGGTCGGGAAGCAGCGAGCCGTCGCGCATCTTCAGGCGGTTGCGGAACATCGAGGCGGTGAGCAGAGCGGCCAGCAGCACCAGCCCGACGGTGCCGATGGGGGTGCGGTGCTGCGGATACAGGATCAGCCCCATCAGCGTGAAGTACACCAGAACCAGCGCCATGTACGTGACCGGGCTGTTACCGCGCCGCGAACTGAGCAGCAGATCGACGTACATCGGGCCGTCTTCCCGGCGGCTGGGCAGCGTATAACTGGGCATTCCGCCCAGCTGGTCGATATCGACCACGATGGCGGTGATGTTGTCGGGGCCGCCCTGAGCGTTGGCCGCGTCGATCAGCTGGCGGGTGGTCTGAGAGGGCGGCCAGCCAGCCGACAGCAGCGCGTGTAATTCGGCCTCATCGACCACGCTGCTCAGTCCGTCGCTGCACAGCAGCAGGCGGTCGTTCTTTTGCAGCGTAAAGCCGTACAGCTCCAGCCGCACGCGCTCCTCGCCGCCCAGCGCATTGCTGACCACGCTGCGCCACTGGTGGTTGCGGGCCTCGGCCTCGGTCAGGTGGCCCAGCCGCACCTGTTCGGCCACCCACGAATGATCTTCGGTCAGTCGGTGGAGGTCGCCGCCCCGCAGCAGGTACGCCCGCGAATCGCCGACATGCGCGAGCAGTGCCACGCCGCGCTCGACCAGCAGCGCGATCAGGGTGGTGCCCATGCCCACGAATTCGCCCACGGCACTCCGTAGCACCGCGAGGTTGGCTGCCTGTACCGCCTCGGCCAGCCGCTCCGGCGACGACCCTTTCCCGTTCAGAAAGCCGGTGCTGAGCTGATCGAGGGCCAGATTGGAAGCCAGTTCGCCCGCCGCGTGTCCGCCCATGCCGTCGGCGACCGCGTACAGACCCCCGCGCGGCAGATCAAGCACCAGCGCAGCATCCTGATTGATGCCACGCTGCCGACTCAACCCCACATCGGTGAGCATCGCAGAAGGAAGAAGCGTCGTCGCATTACGGCGCATGGGCACACTATATGCGCTGTTCCCACTTTCGACTGCTATTTTCTCACCTCCTGCTTAAGAGAGCCGCTGCGGTCATACCGTCAGACGGCGGACACAGGGTGCGGTGAACTGGAACTTCTACGAAAGTGTCTCGGAAAGATGGGAAGGGTGTGATGGTGAGGCAGTCTCTTAGCATCTGTTTCCAGTTCGACCATTGCAGCAGCGGCCCGGTCAGGCACGACCACCTCAGACGAAGGTGCAGACAGATCAGACGCTGCATTCTGGTCTGAACCCGCCCGCGCTTTCAACCAGATTTTCCGCAGTTTTGATGTGTGCCCAGGATTAGCATGCAGCCATGCCTGCCGCGCCCCGCTTTCGCCGTCCTTTCCGTCTTGCCTGGAGCCTGCTCGGTGCGGCCCTGCTCTTCACGTCCTGTGCGCCCAGACCGACGAACTCGGTGGATATCGGCTCCCCACGTCCACCTGCTGCGGCCCGTCCTGACCCTGAAAACGGCAGAGCACCGGATGCTTTGGCAGCGCCTCATGTATCGCTCCTGGCCGATGCCAGTTTTCAGGCACCACTCGACGTGACGTTTGGCAGCGGACTTCCTTCACAGGCTTCGGTTGAGTGGAGGTTTGGAGACGGTGAACAGGGAAGTGGAACCTCTGTTCATCATATCTTTTACCTGCCGGGGCGGTATACCGTCGAGGTCTCGATGTCGCTGGGAGGCCACCAGTACCGCGCCACCATCCCGGTCGAGGTGCGTTCCAGCGGCCCCGAACGGGCGGCGGCAGTGGTGCTGCTCGACGATACGGGGTTGTCGCTGGCCCTCGGCAGTCAGGGCAGCGTGGTGTACGCTCCCGCCACGCCGCGCTTCGTCCTCGACGGTCAGGTGGTGGGGGGCGCTCGCCAGCCGCTGCGGGCCGGAACACACAGCGTCCAGGTGACGGTGCGGGGCGCGTCTGGGACGCTGGAACATCAGGTGTCGTTTCAGAGTGGCCCGGTGCAGCGCCGCCCCGACTACGACGCCGAGGTGGTGCGTCTGACCAATCAGGCCCGTGCCGCTGGCTGGGACTGTGCCCGGCAGGCCAACGTCGGCCCGTCCCGTCCCCCCCTGACCGAAAATGCTCAGCTCGCCGCCGCTGCCCGTGCTCAGAGCAGCGGCATGGCCCTGAACGGCTATTTCGACCACCGCAGCGCCGTAGACGGCAGCCTGCCCGATGCCCGCATCCGTGCCAGCGGCTACCTGCCCGCCCGCGACGCCGAGAACATCGCGGCGGGACAGCTCAGCCCGCAGGAGGTGGTGACGGCGTGGCTGAAATCGCCGGGGCACTGCGCCAACATCATGGGCGATTACCGCGAGATCGGCGTGTCGTATGTGCACCTTGAGGGCAGCCGCTCGCTGGATTACTGGACGCAGGAATTTGGCACTCAGGGTGCAGTGGCAGGAAGTTAGGGAGGTCGAGACGGCGCGGGTCGCCTGCTCCTCAGTGGTGCCCGCCGCCCTGCCCGCGTTTGCCTGCGACCTCTTCCCGAATCTCGGCCACCAGAAAGGTGCAGGCTTCGGCGCAGGGAATCGCGCCCGGTACGCCGTCGAGAAAGGTCTGGCTCAGGCGCTGCCCGGCCCAGATGCGGGTTTTCAGGCAGCCGCCGCACACGTCCTGCGCCACGTGCTCGACCTGTTCGGGCGTGGCCTTCTGCACGCGGGCATAGATGCCGGTCTGCCGCTTGGCGGTGGTGGGCCAGGGGGTCGGGCGCAGATTGTGGGTGCTGTAGGCGTAGCCTTCTTCCACGACCGCCGGATACAGCGTATGAATGGCGTGCGGCAGGTCGGCCTCGGTAAAGACGGCTCGCCAGCCGCGCCGTAGGTTCCTGAGGGTATGCACGGGGCGGTGCTCGCCGCGCTCGTCCAGGCGGGTATGGTCGCGCAGGCCCTCGGGTGTCACGAGCGTGGTCAGGGTTTCAGAGCTGCGGCCCTCGTCGAGCGCGTGCCGTAGCTCGTACAGACCGTTCTCGAACTGAACCGTAATTTCGCCCATTCGCATTCCCTGGCGGGCGCGTTCCAGCAGGGCGCTCCAGGCGGCGCGGTGCTCGGTGGCGTGGTCGCCGCCCGACACGCTGGCCCCGCGTGCTTCCAGCGCCAGTTGCACGATCACATCGGCCACCGCCGGGTGTGTGCCGACCGGACGGGCGTAGTACACCGTCTGCTCGCCCTGGCCTTCCTGTCCGTCCTCGGCGGTGAAGGTGGTCACGGTGCCTTCCAGACTCAGGTCTTCGGGAATGGTTTCCAGCGTGTGCCAGCCCTCCGAGGCAAAAAACGGCACCATCACCACCCGCCGCGCCGAGACGCGCTCTCGCCACCCGGTCACTTTGGGTTCTTCGTCCAGAAACAGCGCATGTACCTCGCTGAAGATGCCGCGTTCGCGCAGCAGAGCGGCGTTGTGATGCACCACCTTGTTGCTGTTCTCGTTGCGGGTGGTGCCGTGCCCGATGATGATCAGGGCCGTGTCGCTGCCGTCGGCGTCGGGCAGCACCTCGCGGGCGCGTTCCAGAATCACCTCGGTCATGGCTGGATGCACGCCGTAGGGCAGCGTGTAGCGCACCGTGCGGCCTCCAAGCGTGCGGGCCACGCCTTCGGGCGGCACCGGCCCCTGGTGGCCCAGCCCCAGTTCACGCGGAATGACCGTTTCGGTGAAATACCCCTCCGAGATGAACATCGGAATGATGGTCACGTCGGTGGAGGCGCAGGTTCGCAGCACCTGTCGCAGACTCGGTTCTTCCTTCCAGTATCCCTCGACCACCTCATCGAAGACCTGACGCTGCCGCAGCAGTTCGGCGTAGCGGTAGACCGCTGCCGCCGATTCGGGGTTGAGGTGGGAGCCATGTCCGATGAGTACCAGGGAGCGCACGTCTCAGTGTAGGCCCACAGGGGCAGGACACTTGTCGCGTCATCAGACAGTCTGAAGAAAGGGCGGCGGATGTTATCCAGGCGTGGTGTCCAGCAGCAGCGCGTCGAGTGCCCGCCACGCCAGCAGCGCACATTTACGCCTCGCGTGCAGCCTGCTGACTCCGGCCAGCGCCTGCAATTCGCCCAGCTCGCTTCCCGGCGGCGTTTCGCCCGAAATCATGGCGTGGAAGGCGGCGCTCAGAGCCTGTGCCTCGGCGCGGGTTTTGCCGTCCAGCGCGTCAGCCATCATCGAGGCGCTCGCCTGGCTGATGGCGCAGCCCTGGCCCTCGAAGCTCAGGTGCAGCGTCTCGCCGTCCAGTTTGACCCACACCGTCACCCGGTCGCCGCAGCCGGGATTGTCGAGCGGCAACGAGGGCGCACCGTCCAGAGCGCCGAAGTGGTGTGGTCGCCTGGAATGCGCGGCGATCAGCTCGCGGGCCAGCGTTTCGGGGAGCATGCCAGCAGTTTAGAGCGTTTGGCAGAAGAGCAGAGATCGTGGGCGCGGGGGGCGCGGCCTGCACTCCCGGCTGACGTTCTGGCGGCCCGCTACACTGCTGTCTATGACCGAAAAGACGGCCCCGGTGCTGGTGGTGGGGGGCATCAATGCCGACGTACTGGGAAGAACCCTGAGCGCCCCTGTGCTGCATACCAGTAACCCGGCCCATGCCAGCGTCACGCCCGGCGGCGTGGCCCGCAACATCGCTGAAACGCTGGCCCGTCTGGGCGTGGCGGCGCGGCTGCTGGGCGCAGTCGGCACCGACGTACTGGGAACAGGCGTACTGGACGCCACCGAGCGGGCCGGGGTCGACGTGTCGGGGGTGCTGCATCTGCGTGGGCAGACCGGCACCTATCTGGCTGTGCTGAACGACGCCGGAGAACTGCACATCGGCCTAGCGGCGATGGAACTGACCGATACGCTGACGCCCGAGGTGGCTGCCGGGTGGGCCGCCGAGGTGGCCGGGGCGCTGCTGCTGATTCTCGATGCCAATCTGCCCGCCCAGACGGTGCGGATGCTGCTGGACGCGGCGCAGACGGCGGGCGTGCGAACCGTTCTCGATCCGGTCAGCGCTCCGAAGGCGGCCCGGTTGCGGGGCCTGCTGGACGGCGTTTTTCTGCTTACGCCCGACCGTGCCGAACTGGAGGCGTTGGGTGGTCTGGAGGAGGTGTACCGGCAGGGCGTTCAGCAGGTGCTGCTCACGCTGGGCGCACAGGGCAGCGTGCTGCACCGTCCGGGCCAGACGCCCATTGCCACGCCTGCCCCCGCCGTGAGTGTGCGCGACGTGACCGGAGCGGGCGACGCGCTGGTATCAGGCCTGTGCGCCGGGCTGGTGCGGGGTCTGCCCCTTCCAGACGCGGTGCAGGTGGGCCATGCCTGCGCCGCGCTGACGGTGCAGAGCGCCCACACCGTGCGAAACGATTTAAGCTGGGAAGCAGTGACACACTTTCAGACCACTGTTCAGCACGGCCAGCCACAGGAAACGACCACCCTATGAACGACCTGACCGACCCCGGCATCAACCACGGAGCTTCCATGAATACCAATACGACTGCGGTGAACCCCAACCTCGACTACACCCCCGAAGTGCGCGACGCGCTGCACACGGGCCGCCCGGTCGTGGCGCTGGAAAGCACCATCATCAGCCACGGCATGCCGTATCCGCAGAATGTCCAGACGGCCCGCGAGGTGGAAGACGTGGTGCGCGA is a genomic window of Deinococcus ruber containing:
- the pnp gene encoding polyribonucleotide nucleotidyltransferase — translated: MIGKTYTTLLGGRELTLETGKLAKLVSGSVTLRYGDTLLLVTAQARDDLSTLDFLPLTVEFEERHYAVGKIPGSFPRREGRPGEKAILSARITDRQIRPLFPKGYRQETQVIITVLSADGQNLPDVLGPIGASAALSISDIPWGGPTACVRVGMVGGEYVVNPTVDQQALSELDLVVAGTRDAILMVEAGAKGASEDLLVGAIEFAHAQMQPIIDLIEQMRAELGHEKFTFIEPASAVSVDVVPELADAARAAGLKDALLTPGKKDRGARLKALRDGLIAGRVNPEDADAAAQITHYKNAFNKVEKAELRRLILDDDLRADGRNTRTVRPIWIEARALPRAHGSAIFTRGETQVLGVATLGTERDAVLIDDLTAETEDKFMLHYNFPPYSTGEVKRVGGQSRREIGHGNLAKRAIRAVLPSFESFPYTIRLVGEVLESNGSSSMATVCAGTLALMDAGVPITAPVAGVAMGLVMEDGRYRILTDILGLEDALGDMDFKVCGTAQGVTALQMDIKIAGITPAIMREALSQARDARMHILSKMAEVLPAPRSELAPTAPRIVTMKINAELIGKVIGPGGKQIRELEALGASINIDEDGTIRIFSASGANADAVRARIESLTREAKVGEEFEGTVVKTTPFGAFINLFAGQDGMLHISQMSEQRIQTVEEAMNVGDKLRVKIAGVDDRGKIDLIRPELEGKIAPREPRAPREGGDRGGRPPRR
- the sufU gene encoding Fe-S cluster assembly sulfur transfer protein SufU; its protein translation is MLPETLARELIAAHSRRPHHFGALDGAPSLPLDNPGCGDRVTVWVKLDGETLHLSFEGQGCAISQASASMMADALDGKTRAEAQALSAAFHAMISGETPPGSELGELQALAGVSRLHARRKCALLAWRALDALLLDTTPG
- a CDS encoding carbohydrate kinase family protein; its protein translation is MTEKTAPVLVVGGINADVLGRTLSAPVLHTSNPAHASVTPGGVARNIAETLARLGVAARLLGAVGTDVLGTGVLDATERAGVDVSGVLHLRGQTGTYLAVLNDAGELHIGLAAMELTDTLTPEVAAGWAAEVAGALLLILDANLPAQTVRMLLDAAQTAGVRTVLDPVSAPKAARLRGLLDGVFLLTPDRAELEALGGLEEVYRQGVQQVLLTLGAQGSVLHRPGQTPIATPAPAVSVRDVTGAGDALVSGLCAGLVRGLPLPDAVQVGHACAALTVQSAHTVRNDLSWEAVTHFQTTVQHGQPQETTTL
- the folP gene encoding dihydropteroate synthase; translated protein: MMQEGARAFSLLFGRPVPGAERTPEGWRLAWRGCAVMGILNATPDSFSDGGRHATLEAALSQASAMLEAGVRVLDIGGESTRPGADPVSADTELNRVLPIIRALKGWNVVLSIDTLKPEVAQAALDAGAHLVNDVSGLGPDMRQVCAEAGAAACIMHMQGEPRSMQVQPHYTDVVGEVFGFLRQRAHEAQAAGVPGVLLDPGIGFGKTLTHNLALLRALDDLTAGPTGVLVGASRKKFIGTLSGVDDASERDAGSVAVHLDSARRGAAMVRVHNVPMTMQALRVQAALLASPGLE
- the folK gene encoding 2-amino-4-hydroxy-6-hydroxymethyldihydropteridine diphosphokinase, with amino-acid sequence MAEEALIALGANLGDPLAALRAARTALEQFGTVTATSWLYRTRAVGGPPGQPDYLNAALSLHTALEAQALMHALLATEHSSGRVRLERWGPRVLDLDLIGYGDSVLNTPHLTLPHPRAFGRGFVLAPLNDVAPHWRHPVSGESVAAALARVGLDGLERLDERL
- the folB gene encoding dihydroneopterin aldolase, encoding MSSRVVLAGLEFHARHGVYDEEARFGARFVVDVELYWPFAAIPDELDRAVNYEEIYAAVEHETTQTRVQLIEVLTANIARRLLREQPLLDSVTVRVHKPHAPLPGVLRDVYAELNLQRQD
- a CDS encoding PP2C family protein-serine/threonine phosphatase; the protein is MRRNATTLLPSAMLTDVGLSRQRGINQDAALVLDLPRGGLYAVADGMGGHAAGELASNLALDQLSTGFLNGKGSSPERLAEAVQAANLAVLRSAVGEFVGMGTTLIALLVERGVALLAHVGDSRAYLLRGGDLHRLTEDHSWVAEQVRLGHLTEAEARNHQWRSVVSNALGGEERVRLELYGFTLQKNDRLLLCSDGLSSVVDEAELHALLSAGWPPSQTTRQLIDAANAQGGPDNITAIVVDIDQLGGMPSYTLPSRREDGPMYVDLLLSSRRGNSPVTYMALVLVYFTLMGLILYPQHRTPIGTVGLVLLAALLTASMFRNRLKMRDGSLLPDLPIYSAKLQLPSEEAATSPSPDRRRVAPPNSMGKN
- a CDS encoding CAP domain-containing protein, translating into MPAAPRFRRPFRLAWSLLGAALLFTSCAPRPTNSVDIGSPRPPAAARPDPENGRAPDALAAPHVSLLADASFQAPLDVTFGSGLPSQASVEWRFGDGEQGSGTSVHHIFYLPGRYTVEVSMSLGGHQYRATIPVEVRSSGPERAAAVVLLDDTGLSLALGSQGSVVYAPATPRFVLDGQVVGGARQPLRAGTHSVQVTVRGASGTLEHQVSFQSGPVQRRPDYDAEVVRLTNQARAAGWDCARQANVGPSRPPLTENAQLAAAARAQSSGMALNGYFDHRSAVDGSLPDARIRASGYLPARDAENIAAGQLSPQEVVTAWLKSPGHCANIMGDYREIGVSYVHLEGSRSLDYWTQEFGTQGAVAGS
- a CDS encoding acyl-CoA-binding protein, whose amino-acid sequence is MNPDLQTAFEQAQQTVKTLAKRPSNAVMLRLYGLYKQGSAGDVTTERPGGFDFAGNAKYDAWAELRGTSQEQAQSDYVALVARLLSE
- a CDS encoding DR2241 family protein, with product MRSLVLIGHGSHLNPESAAAVYRYAELLRQRQVFDEVVEGYWKEEPSLRQVLRTCASTDVTIIPMFISEGYFTETVIPRELGLGHQGPVPPEGVARTLGGRTVRYTLPYGVHPAMTEVILERAREVLPDADGSDTALIIIGHGTTRNENSNKVVHHNAALLRERGIFSEVHALFLDEEPKVTGWRERVSARRVVMVPFFASEGWHTLETIPEDLSLEGTVTTFTAEDGQEGQGEQTVYYARPVGTHPAVADVIVQLALEARGASVSGGDHATEHRAAWSALLERARQGMRMGEITVQFENGLYELRHALDEGRSSETLTTLVTPEGLRDHTRLDERGEHRPVHTLRNLRRGWRAVFTEADLPHAIHTLYPAVVEEGYAYSTHNLRPTPWPTTAKRQTGIYARVQKATPEQVEHVAQDVCGGCLKTRIWAGQRLSQTFLDGVPGAIPCAEACTFLVAEIREEVAGKRGQGGGHH
- a CDS encoding ImmA/IrrE family metallo-endopeptidase gives rise to the protein MTTPPSGDANQSGPPGAPAAERHLTAAQRERMQQLAREYAQALPGRDTDSLAAGLKAKLVYTDLGERDGAYDPEHSVILISRRASPQRQRFTLAHEVSHALLLGDDDLLSELHDRFEGQFLEDAIETLCNVGAAAILLPDELLNEVLRRYGPSGRAMHALSRRADVSVSSAMYALASAAAGPILFAICSRLGVKSSALGLSESPSLRQKEVRSGAKRPVVVRSSAETRDVKYSLSKDTRIPEDHPVVVALDTGFEHGGRSYVPFRSGRKVPAFVDAYPDDQRRVLVSFRLDEKKGEE